Proteins encoded within one genomic window of Catharus ustulatus isolate bCatUst1 chromosome 10, bCatUst1.pri.v2, whole genome shotgun sequence:
- the FAM168B gene encoding myelin-associated neurite-outgrowth inhibitor, with the protein MNPVYSPGSSGVPYANAKGIGYPAGFPMGYAAAAPAYSPNMYPGANPTFQTGYTPGTPYKVSCSPTSGAVPPYSSSPNPYQTAVYPVRSAYPQQNPYAQQGTYYTQPLYAAPPHVIHHTTVVQPNGMPATMYPAPIPPPRGNGVTMGMVAGTTMAMSAGTLLTTHSPTPVAPHPVTMPTYRAPGTPTYSYVPPQW; encoded by the exons ATGAATCCTGTGTATAGCCCTGGATCTTCTGGGGTTCCCTATGCAAATGCCAAAGGAATTGGTTATCCAG CTGGCTTCCCAATGGGCTATGCAGCGGCTGCTCCTGCCTATTCCCCCAACATGTATCCTGGAGCCAATCCTACCTTCCAAACAG GTTACACGCCAGGCACCCCATACAAAGTGTCCTGTTCACCCACCAGTGGGGCAGTGCCGCCGTACTCGTCGTCACCCAACCCCTACCAGACTGCTGTGTACCCAGTCCGAAGTGCCTACCCCCAGCAGAACCCATATGCACAG CAAGGCACTTACTACACACAGCCTTTGTATGCAGCACCACCCCACGTAATCCACCACACCACAGTCGTGCAGCCCAATGGAATGCCAGCAACCATGTACCCTGCTCCGATCCCGCCGCCCCGAGGGAACGGGGTCACCATGGGCATGGTGGCTGGGACCACCATGGCAATGTCAGCAG GTACTTTGTTGACAACTCATTCCCCAACTCCAGTAGCCCCTCATCCAGTTACTATGCCCACGTATCGGGCTCCGGGAACACCAACCTATAGTTATGTGCCCCCGCAGTGGTGA